AGAGAGAGGCAGTCTTGTCGGGCCCAATGTCTATCACCGTGGTCGCTGTATGTGAGTCTTGCTGGATTGGACTGCATGGCACAGTCATCACCAGCTCAGCGTCTGTGCCGAGCCAGACCCAGTCGTGCCTATGCCCTGTGGGCTCCTGGCCATGAGAGGGAGGCTTCTTATGCCTGAACTTTACAACATATGAGATGCAGTTCACTAGGAACACCAAGATGGCTAGGCAAAAAACACCCAGCAAGGCATACATGCCAATCTCCAGGTCTGTGAGAGGCCTGTTGGCCAAAGCTTCTTCACCGCTTTCTACCTCTGGCATTTTTGGTCTAGGGATCTCCACCTTGGTGGGGAAGTCGTTGTAGTTTACCAGATTCCCAGGGGCTTTCACAGTGCTAGTAAAACTAATACTGCTCATGTCTTCCACTATCATGTTGTCTGAGCTATATACTTTGCTGCCTTCTCTGGGGCTGCTCACGAGGCCGACATTCACTACGCTGGTTGGACTGCCAGTGTTTTCTGGTCCTTTTGTCTTGCCCACCCCTCCGAGACTGCCGCTAGTCACAGTTCTCACAGTAGATCTGATTGTGGTTGGGATCTTCTGAATAGCACTCTCCTCTTTGTTTGAATTTGGGATACTCGAAGGAAGAAACTGTGATGGCCTCCGCTGCTTTCTCTCAACATCCATCTCTTCCCCATCGTTGCCATAGTCATTGTTGCTGTCTTTGTTGCCAACGGAGCTCCGGTCTACGCTGCGGGTTGCTCCACCTGGCCGCCGAGTGTTGGCCTGAAACTTGACCTTAAGGCTGCCGTTGCCCACAGCCACCGTACTTTTGCGTTTAGACTTTTGGCAGGATTCGCCGATGGACATCTCTACTCTAACTAGGACTCCTTCACCCTCACCCTCTGCCACTACAAGAGGAGGTCTGCCCTGCACTGACACCACTCCCTGATCAAGAGATGTCACTGTCAATCGGTAGTTGGCTGGATCATAAATGTCAAGAGGCGTCTGGTTGCCATCACTAAACTGGACCCACGAACTGACCAAAGcttcctaaaaaaagaaaagagagaaataacaAGAATTATGGTTTCTTCTAAGCTTTTTGTTCCctcagaaacattaaaaataaattatagaaTAGTACCTGTTTTGGGCTTTGTAGAACCTCTTGTGTGGTTGTTGTAGCCAAGATGGCCCTGCTACTTCCTGAGCTGCGTTGTAACATCATAGAGAGTCCAGAAACCACTTGAACACCTAACTCTGTGATGCTCACTTTGTCATCCACAACTTTGACTGTTGTCTTTGCCAAGATAACATCTGACAGTGGAGAAAACACCTGTCACACAGCAATGTCGgacaagaataaataaataaaaggtgaGTTAGATGGCATCTTTATATGGGAatccaacttcactcaggtcttAATAAATGCCGATTGTGCAGTTTGTCACTTGCTAATTTCTAAAAGCATAATAATTAGTGGTTCAGCCTGTTACCTGGATGTTTGTGGTCCCAAAGTCTCGTCCTGAAAGCACCCTTCCTTCCTGAAGTCTTGCAACTCTTGGGTCCTCGACTTTCATGAAGTATCGAACCAACCTTGTAATATCCACCTGCCAATCAGAGCCCAGGAAATAGGCAGTAGGGTCCCGCGGGTCTTCCTGCTCAGCCACAAAATGGGTTAGAACCCGCACAAGCGCATGTTGAAGTTGGAGCATGCAGCCTTTCCCTTTCCGTTCAGCCTCTTCACTGTTCCAGCCAGATCTGGGATAGAAGCACGCAAACACACGTGACGTTTACACCTGTTACATAGGAAATGTCAACCTTCTGTCATCTAACCCTGCCTCTTTGCTTCTTTGGATTATTCCAAATTACAGAATCATGTCctttaaattctgttgtttAAATTGATATTACCTAAATCGcgtgtttaaaaaacatgtagaaACTAAATAAGGGGATTTTGTTCAATGTAACACTGTATATGTGTCTCTCACCTTTTTGAGGTCAGGATTGGAACTCGCCAGCTTTTGATCTGACTCAGTTCTGTGTCTGACAACTCAATCTGCAGAGGAAGCTGAGGCATCCACACGTTTAGCTCGAGCTGAGCACTCAAGTAGCTGTAGCTGAAGTTTACTACCATCTTCACCTTGCCTTTCGTCTCCTTGCCATTCACAAAGACATAGTCACATCTGTCTGACACCTGGACGGAGGATGAGAGAATAGCGGAGGAAGCAATTCATCAGATCACACATATCAATTTGATCACCTGTCTAACACCATCAATTTGTATTCACACTAGTACATAGACAATCTCTATCCAACGCAGAGCAAATTTGTTGTCCATGAAGGAGATGTTTGTCTTctaaccaaagacaaaaaataattaaatattccCATAAAAGTCACTGTTTTAACAAATAGGTCGTTCCTACAACAACAAATGGGCTTGCAGCAGTTTTGCTCTGCATGCTACCACCGTAACGTCAGCTGGCTGTAATAAAGCATCGTGATGATCACCAGTCCACAGCGTTAGGAAGAGGCAGCATTGCAGTTTTATGTTAATTCACATATCTTGAAGTGTGGTGCTCACATCAGTGCTCGAACCGCCATGTGCATTCGTTGCATCTTAATTTCAAAGGTGACCTTTGCAAGTTTTTTAGGTGTTCACGGAGCTCACGGACgttttgtgacatttatcaGGAGTTTCTCCTTGATCTTGttaacagtttttcttctgctttcaaCTAATTAGACACATGGTTCTCTCACTGTGGTACTGATGTCACATGTGCTACATAAACTGCCGGTATTAGTACTTTGAAGAATTTTTATGTTGGGTATAATTTGCGAGGtatatatgaataaattaaCCTTTGTACACTCATGAAAAAACTACCCTTTAAATTAATTCACAGCCAAAACATGCATGCCTGAACAAAAATCCCAGAtcaaaaaaagtctttaaacttttcttttttgtttctctcttgaCTTGATGAAAACAGCCAAAGGTTTAATGACTGCCAGAATTTTCACTATGTGAATTTCAGCTTAATTTTCtgctttgatatttttctttttataaaaacgttaaatagtttcttttttataaaataaatttatgggACTTGGACTTCTGTAATGACATTATTAATGTGTATGTGTAATGTGTAATACAAGAATTTCCGCTATAGTGGGGAAACAGTTGAATCTGAAGCAacacaataattatttttttcaaagtcacaactgtttgtcaaaatgaaatgcTGATATTTCCAGATGCCTAGTTTTCTACTTAGAGGCCACTAAACGTAAAGATTTAGTTTCACAGAAGCCGGAGGGGCATTTTTGGCATCCAAAGAGAGTCTGGATCTAAAGAATACTAATTCATTCAAACCAGTTTTGTGTTGCTTAGATTAGACACATCCAAAACCTACCACTGTGAATGGAGAATAATTCACTTTTTGTGTTGGAGTATATATTTAAGGGGGGTTTAAGTGACatgtacaaaaaagaaatgctcaAGAGTTTCTTCAGAAATCCACAACACAAGATGTGAGTTAAAATGATAACGAAATTgtaatgaaaatgaagaaaaataaatgaacatggGAAAATAGGTGTAACATCCCACTAATACCCTCCTGTGATTATCTACTTACAGTTGaacatacactgcctggccaaaaaaaaagtcgccaccaaaaactGGTCacactctaatattttgttggaccgcctttagctttgattacagcccgcattcactgtggcattgtttcaataagcttctgcagtgtcacaagatttatttccatccagtgttgcattaatctttcaccaagatcttgtattgatgatgggagagtctgaccactgcgcaaagccttctccagcacatcccaaagattctcaatgggttaaggtctggactctgtggtggccaatccatgtgtgaaaaagatgtctcatgctccctgaaccactctttcacaatgtgagcccggtgaatcctggcattgtcatcttggaatatgcccgttccatttgggaagacaaaatccattgatggaataacctggtcattcagtatattcaggtagtcagctgacctcattctttgggcacacaatgttgctgaacctagacctgaccaactgcagcaaccccagatcatagcactgcccccacaggcttgtacagtaggcactaggcatgatgggtgcatcacttcacctgcctctcttcttaccctgatgcgcccatcactctggaacagggtaaatctggactcatcagaccacatgaccctcttcctttcctccagagtccaatctttatgctccctagcaaactgaagcctttttttctggttagccttactgattagaggttttcttacggctacacagctgttcaatcccaaccccttgagttcccttcgcattgtgcgtgtggaaatgcttttgcgttcacaattaaacatactcctgagttctgctgttgtttttcttcgatttgatttgaccaaacgtttaagtaatcgccgatcacgatcattcaggatttttttccgaccacatttcttcctggaagacgatggttccccaccatccttccagtttttaatgatgcgttggacagttcttaacccaattctagtagtttctgcaatctccttagatgttttctctgcttgatgcatgccaatgatttgacccttcttaaacagactaacgtcttttccacgaccacaggatgtgtcttttgccatggttgtttaagaaatgaggagttactcattgcatcagttggggttaaataacttgtcgccagctgaaagataatcgcctatgcagtacttatccaataggaggcttgtacctatttgcttagttaaatccaggtggtgacttttttttttggccaggcagtgtataagAGAGACAAAAAATGTGGTCCTTCACTTTAGGACGTACTGTATACTCATGCACAGCAGGTCTTGTCCGTTAAAGGAAAGTTGAGAGTGTTCATCTTTATAGAATTCATGAACTAGTCATTTTGTTCAAAAGAGAATTTTAAAGCAAACTCTAAAGCTGTGCGCAGAGAATGGCTCCTCTGACCCTCAGGTTTGAGAGAAATTTCTCATTTCCATATCAATGTAGCCATGACAACTTTTATCATGCTCTTActgcactgtaaaataaaacccacaaaaaaaaaatctctaatttatggtaaaataccggcagctgtggttgccagaatttttcCGCACTgtaaaatgacagtaaaattctggcaactaCAGAATTTTCcataaattaaagctttttttacAGGGTGgattcattttgtccttttccttAATGGAAGGATTTGGATATCGGTAACTGTGGATCGGTGAACCACAGTTGGTCCCGCCATCCCTGCATACCAAATAAATCTGCTTCTGTACCAACCCATATTCAGGTTCCAAAATGTGATACTTGCTAACTGATGTACTCGGTGAAAAGATAACTTTTTACGTGCAACTCAAGCTGATAATGCATTTTCAAACACTGAATCAATACatcaaaaactacaaaaagagGTAGTAAAAGATTTGACATTCTATTTCAGATCTACAGCTCTCAAACAATGTATACCACACATCTGCCCACTGCTAAATGAACCATCTATTATTGCTCAGCTACCTCACATTCGCactaacaacaatattatctAATCACACTCTAGTATTTAGTTTCTACACTGACGAAAATTCACTCGTCTTGTCATACTGGATGCTTAAAAGGTGAAACTGGGACCTTGACCTATGTTCTGATCAATTCAGGAAATAATTATGTGACTACTTGGGTCCACTTATTGAGAGAGCATTGTAATGTCATTCCTAGATAGTCACttaattcttaaatattgaaatgaGACAGTGGCAAAACAACAGAAGTAATGTACCCTGTCCTGACAGAACACAGTAAATTTCACACCCTTGATAccaatttttcaataaaacaggATCCATGGAAAGATAGGAAAGAGCGTGACATAAACTTTAGCATTTACAGAGCTAGTACTTGTGATACAAAATGATGAATATAatagaataaaactgaatgagACTTTAattgaaacataattaaaactcAGTTGGTGAAACCTTGCAGTTAAGTTCAGGCGAACAGCGTCTGTTTCACGAATAACCGaaggaaaaatacaaagatttgTGTGAGGAAGATGGAGCAATATTTTTCTCAGAGCCCGCTGAATGTGAGTCATTTCAGAACTGAGCTGTGCTTTAATCATAAGCCCATGATAACATGACCACATCACTGTCCACTCTCCTTTTTGCCAACTGAGATGTAATGACATATTTTCTTATATGATCCATAGATGAAATTTCAAGAAACATTGCTAAAGCTTGAATTAGAATTAGAATGTGACCTTCAAGACCTTGTttgtgcaaatatatttttaatacattagTATATAAGGaatgctgttttgtttactGGCCCCCCAGttatttttgacacaatttGATTGGTCCAAAAAtatcttcctgtttttagatatttatctGAAATAGGATTTGACATTCATCGCCAAGCAGAGCAATAAATGGAAATGTCTGCTTTGCTTTCACTGGCACAGCtatgtttgtaattttctttcccAATTAACACATATTCTATGAAAAATATGACTACATACTGCAAAAGGTGAGTTACTGATTATTTGAGTGGCGATTTGATCAACATGTAGTAATCTCCAAAccgtaataaaaaaaagaaagtcctCATTCCACCGAAGACTCACTAGTTTTTCAGTGGGATACTTAATTATGACACGTCCAACTGGAAAATGTCTTTACATATATTCAGCCTTTGCATTTCTCCTGCACATTGGAAAATGCCAGCCAACACAGCAGATTACACTTTCTTTCACGTTCATCTTATGATGTGAGCTGTCCATTATAGATAAATCCGTCTCCATCTATCACTGGCATATTTGATACCCCTTAGGCacagcagaggaggaaggatATCAGTGTCAAGCTGTTAGACTAAGAAGATTAAAGTGAATGTTTGTGACCGGAGCAGCCATTAGGTCAGCAGACACGCAAGGAGCTTAGTATAAAGGAAAAGGCGGGTTTATTACAGGGTTGAAAGGGACTACTTCAttcactttcacattttttatattcattCATAATTCCACTTTCTTAACACCTTTATCCACTCAATGCGTGTTTATCCCATTCTGTCGACCTCAGCAGGTGTTTGAACCAAATGAAATTCACTTCGAAAGCAAGGGCGTTTCATGTTGGGgagcaaaattaaataaattgatacatcattaaaacattgattaaaTGTACCATGAATAcatacatatttaattaaatgtctttttttctttctatttaataatatattaaatatgtctgttggagctatttattctttatttctttatccatttgaattttgttagtttattcttagatttctattttttgtattatttacagaGTTAACTTGCAGGTTAATAATTGTTGATTCTATTTATCtttggttttcttatttttcttatttattctttctGAGTCAGACAGGAAGTAAGGTGGGTCAGTCCACTTTCTATAAGTGTAGGGGCCTGGTAAAGGACCAGCAGGCATTTGGGTTTGGGGCCTATGGTTTTTACTTGCTGTAGTGTTGATTGTTTGTCAAACAAAAAGTCCAATAAAAGTTCCATCAGCCACTATAAGGCACTGGGGTCAAGATTCTTCATGCAGAGCAAGAGACGTAGACAGGAGAACAAAGGAAAGTTTGAACGTTGTAATTGtttgctgaaaaggaaaataaaagcaaccaaGACAGTCAACAAGTTTGGACATTAAACTTCTTTTGCCTGCGTGAAGAATCTTGACCCCAGTGCCTCATAGTGGCTGATGAAACttttattggatgtttggtttgacaaacaatcgcTACTACAATGTCATTAAGCTACTACAGTGCAAACTTACAATAGCCAATGAAGGTAATTAATGAATTGTGTGCGTTTAACTATTTCATGGTTCCTGTTCCTGCAGCATCAATGCGTAATAACTTAATCAAAATCCCGACAGTTCATTGGAGAGATTTACAATTAGCAGACAACATAGAAGCAGTTAAAGTCGAAGATTTGATTGAGTGCCAAGTTTGTATCCTTATGAAATGTGTCCTGTACCGGCATGGACTGAAAGGCCACTCAGCAAGGAGGAAGCCATTACTCCAGAACAAACTCAAAAGAGGCAGAttgcagtttgcaaatgcacacaATGACAAAGATGTTCATACGTGGAGCTGTTTTGCCATAATGACCATCATTACATTATGAGAAAAAACAGAGATACTTGTACATTATCaaataaatctctgacataAGCTTTCTCTGACTGTTGTGGAATTTAACAGatagaaatcatttttgtaattttagttGACGCAAAAcgagagaagtttggtctgcttgttgtgtatgtaaactttaGGTTTCAACTGTGGAAAGATTGAATTCAATGATCCAAAGATTGTACCTTGAGAACATCTTCATCAGTGGAAGTGCAGTCTGTGTAGTCAGAGACATCTGTGACCAATCCATCTTCTTCCACAGCCACCGTCCTCACAGGCATCACTACTTTCTTTCCAGTCAGTACAGCTGTGTTCAGGATCTCTGTGTCCTGCAGGGAATGTAAAGATCAAGCAATGTCATCAGAACAGCAAATATAACATTTCAATGTTtccatgtttaaaaatatgtatgatTCAGACActgaatgttatttatttttttttacaactccTATCCAGGAGAAAGACTAAAGGCAATGGTGGTGATGGCTAGCTCACTGACGTCGAAGCGCTGAAGTCATAAAAAGGCCATTGTCCCTTTGGGAAGTCAAGGATGGAGCTGagctgagaggaggagaggtAATCACCAGGTCAACACACAGTTGACAGGGCGAGGAGAGATGAAGCCTGATTTCTCTGCTCAAGCATGTCCTTCCAAAGGAAGCTGTAACATTTCAAGCGTGGTCAAACACTAGTAGAAATGGACTGAAAATGAGCTGTGGTGTTTAGTCTGAAGTGTTGCTGCCCTTCACCAGAGGATGGAACATAACCAGTCATGAACTGAATGTGGTGTCCTGGTCTgtattttctcttaaaaaaatacttcatctTTGAAGCAGGGGAAATCTTTTTATCTCCTTTTTGATAACTGATAACTTTAAGATGTGTGCAGCATGTTCATTCTTAGCTTGACACCCATCTGTGCTAGGTTTAGTGTTctttaacttaaaaattaatgacagatttttttttaaatggaagatTGTAATATTGTGGTAAACGCATTACCTCTTGCagttcttaattaaaaaaaaaaacttaaagtacaaaataaacaaaaaaatactcaagGACAAGAAAGCATAGAGTGACTGAAACTGTACTAGACTGGTAAGAACCAGCCCATTATTTCACTCTTTGCTTCAAACAGAGAGTCCGGACCCTTGAATATAgagaaacaattgcttgctGGCAAACAAGCAAGCATTAGTTCATGCTGTGACCTGTTCAGTGCTACCCATTTAACCAATAACACACAGGTATTTAACCAATAATGCATATATATTATTGGTTATATGGGTAACCAATTTAACTCAGAGAATGACCACCTGAATCCcattaaacatttatgtgaaGTGTGTGAGAACCAAAAAAGCTACTCAGCTTACACTGAATAAAGATGATAAGCCATTCAGGAAACAGGCTTTTCAAAAATTATGACATGGTAACTATGCTGGTTTAGTTCATTTatctgctttaaatattttagtgtgAGGACTTTCAGTGCATTACGACTTCCAGAGTGACACATTTATGTCTCTTGGACTGCACAGTGAAGGATCATCATTACATTCATCAAATCAATCCGGTGCATGGCGTGATTGTCCCTAAAACTTTAATTATAGCTGTTCATAACTGAACCAGACAGATGAGAAAGGCAAATATTTGATGATATGAAGGTGTTTGAGTAAGTTTATGCACTAACATCTACTTCTAAAAACGCATTGAGTGGATAAAGAGGAGACATTTGGTCAAATGTGTACCTGAAATCAGTAGCAAATAAAATGGCCTTGAAATCCAGGcctcctgtttaaaatgaagcaatCTAGTTCTGCAATCCTGTCCTGTTCTTTACAGACCCATTTACTATGTTTAACTTGGCCTTCAGCAAAACCCTCATATGTGCCatgaataaaacttaaataatagAATAATATTTGTAGGAAGTGCTACAAGAGGGACTAGCCTCCTTAAATTATctattaaatcaaaattaaggacACAGTTTTATGTGCTTTTTATGTATGAAAGTGAGGCAGACAGATATGCGTCCCTGGACTCCAGAACTTGTTTAATTGAGACTGAAATATGCAATGTGAGCTTTCTACCCCCCATCTATGCGCTGAAGGGTCTGTCAGAAAAAGTTCTaccattgcttttttttcttttgaagacTGAAACAGAAGCTGATGTTTCTTTGAGCCAAGTAGAAAATCTCATGTTTGGCCCTCAGCCTATGGTCAGACTCTGCTCAACCAGTAAGATGAACTATGTCACTCGCAAATCAGGATCCTGTAGCATCTGAACCAAAGCACCCCAGCACCAAAGTGTTGGAACTGCAGGatgatgcaaagaaaatatatgtTCTCCGTATTTTTAGGATTTACTCTAAAACTCATGTTACTCCCCTCAAACTGTTTGTTTGGTGGAATTTTCATGAAACAAGTGACAAATAACCAAGATTCAATATTGTTATTCAAACAGCTGTAATGTTTAGGGACAGGGGATTATATCATGGATTAATTATAGAGGTAGTGTACCATGATAAAGAGGCCTGAGGCACCGAAATAGCAGCATATGAAGCAGCTGTTAAGGATCAGAGAATGACCACATATTGTACGGCAGAACAGAGCGGAACAACACGGAAGAGAGGCATCAGCTAGCTGACAGTCAGCAACGCAAGGTCACAGTCTGCTGAAAATAGAAGCCATTTCCTAAACAAAAACCCAAGCATATTCAGACTTCTGCATATGCATGCCAGACAGGAATGGATCACAGCAAAGTGCATTTCATGATATTTTTATGCGCCGATGCTCAAACGCAGCCGAAGCGTTGGCAGTTAGCGGAGAGGCTGCTGTCTGTAATGTTGACGCTGGTTCTCATAATGATCAGGGGTGACACGAAAGCTGTCATCTCACTCACCATCACAAGAGGAGCGAGGCCAACAAAGTCTCTCTGAGTTGTATAAATCCTCATGGCTCCTTCAGTCTTGGCGACAGTTTTGGGCGCAGACGGCAGCTCCAGCTTCCATACGATCACCTGGCTGTCAACGGGACTGCTCAGTTCTTCAACCTCAAAGTCCATCTGAAGCACCTCCAGCAGACTGCTTTCAAGTctggatgagaaaaaaaaaagttgggaaGAGCCTATAAATGCAATGTTTAAATGGACATATGgacaaatagtaaaaaaaagaaaaatacagatacATTCTTTTAAAATTCAGGATTTAATTACTGATATTACATGGCATAAAACTTTATATGAACTCCTTCCTGGATCCCAACATTTGGTAGCTCCATATAAGGAAAAAGGCTTGAAGAACCATCTTTGGATTCATCAAGTTGAAGTAAGGactaaaaatgactttaagTTTACTTTATCATTCAGgagttttaaaatcaaacaagatAAATTAGGCATTTGTGTAGAACTAGTCGAGGTTATTCCATAAATGGAATCCAGGGTCATATATAAGCAGATCTCTGGACACATTGatagctttttaaaagtaagaGCAATAGATGTGTCTACAGACAAAGTGATCGTTGCCAGACAGAGAAGTACATCTCAGAAAATCAAACTATGCGTTCCAGTAAGTCTTGTTTGTCAgatgaaaagattaaaaaataacaacctgTGTAGTGCATTCATAAAGTGTATACAGACCttcaccttttccacattttgcatTACAGCCTTATTACAAATTGTAttcaattaatcaaatgttttttattagtcAGACGTAACATTAATCTAGACTAAGAAATTAAATACACCATTTCATTAGATGTAATCATATTAATTAACAGAACGAAAGGTGTAAAATCATCACTCAGTGtgtaattaata
The genomic region above belongs to Xiphophorus maculatus strain JP 163 A chromosome 12, X_maculatus-5.0-male, whole genome shotgun sequence and contains:
- the LOC106699860 gene encoding transmembrane protein 132D-like isoform X2 — its product is MQISADLNSKELTDTKSPVPFPVFLPVNYEVRDADYLFLKEAGQDFMRNSSMQSHTQPFVLLRASHQPAVNASYGPVSTERLVPLDLVQSVQLFNAPDVFTFNWKIQAFVLTPRVFSSKPKVRVLFYVAGRDWARSEGALDELPCVTVYAFWQTQEVRGSCAIGGERGTCMAELLPEPGWFAVGSEGTSRERQDPSAGNSVELYYQAQPRVNGKCFSVNGSRWSSSAPPAEYVPVTPMQRIGSVQLLQIPKGMATLSRLKLGNAIVIRTSSKPLKKTDIATFYILMASSAQLTNFTLRASVKKGVTFRTATPSNSLLWDITLDMGADGAIAVICQRKAPIPGKRLESSLLEVLQMDFEVEELSSPVDSQVIVWKLELPSAPKTVAKTEGAMRIYTTQRDFVGLAPLVMDTEILNTAVLTGKKVVMPVRTVAVEEDGLVTDVSDYTDCTSTDEDVLKVSDRCDYVFVNGKETKGKVKMVVNFSYSYLSAQLELNVWMPQLPLQIELSDTELSQIKSWRVPILTSKRSGWNSEEAERKGKGCMLQLQHALVRVLTHFVAEQEDPRDPTAYFLGSDWQVDITRLVRYFMKVEDPRVARLQEGRVLSGRDFGTTNIQVFSPLSDVILAKTTVKVVDDKVSITELGVQVVSGLSMMLQRSSGSSRAILATTTTQEVLQSPKQEALVSSWVQFSDGNQTPLDIYDPANYRLTVTSLDQGVVSVQGRPPLVVAEGEGEGVLVRVEMSIGESCQKSKRKSTVAVGNGSLKVKFQANTRRPGGATRSVDRSSVGNKDSNNDYGNDGEEMDVERKQRRPSQFLPSSIPNSNKEESAIQKIPTTIRSTVRTVTSGSLGGVGKTKGPENTGSPTSVVNVGLVSSPREGSKVYSSDNMIVEDMSSISFTSTVKAPGNLVNYNDFPTKVEIPRPKMPEVESGEEALANRPLTDLEIGMYALLGVFCLAILVFLVNCISYVVKFRHKKPPSHGQEPTGHRHDWVWLGTDAELVMTVPCSPIQQDSHTATTVIDIGPDKTASLSRRPSCLASVTNSPLSCASSHRTKPIQSESLHSPTSKRKRVQFTTFSTLERQHSPHLSPKENGHGIHWVGKEERSGEEPQVPIIKPGDQL
- the LOC106699860 gene encoding transmembrane protein 132D-like isoform X1 yields the protein MERTCLQPRAALRAKMSFKRQSWMILLLVFATISAVLTQDLNSKELTDTKSPVPFPVFLPVNYEVRDADYLFLKEAGQDFMRNSSMQSHTQPFVLLRASHQPAVNASYGPVSTERLVPLDLVQSVQLFNAPDVFTFNWKIQAFVLTPRVFSSKPKVRVLFYVAGRDWARSEGALDELPCVTVYAFWQTQEVRGSCAIGGERGTCMAELLPEPGWFAVGSEGTSRERQDPSAGNSVELYYQAQPRVNGKCFSVNGSRWSSSAPPAEYVPVTPMQRIGSVQLLQIPKGMATLSRLKLGNAIVIRTSSKPLKKTDIATFYILMASSAQLTNFTLRASVKKGVTFRTATPSNSLLWDITLDMGADGAIAVICQRKAPIPGKRLESSLLEVLQMDFEVEELSSPVDSQVIVWKLELPSAPKTVAKTEGAMRIYTTQRDFVGLAPLVMDTEILNTAVLTGKKVVMPVRTVAVEEDGLVTDVSDYTDCTSTDEDVLKVSDRCDYVFVNGKETKGKVKMVVNFSYSYLSAQLELNVWMPQLPLQIELSDTELSQIKSWRVPILTSKRSGWNSEEAERKGKGCMLQLQHALVRVLTHFVAEQEDPRDPTAYFLGSDWQVDITRLVRYFMKVEDPRVARLQEGRVLSGRDFGTTNIQVFSPLSDVILAKTTVKVVDDKVSITELGVQVVSGLSMMLQRSSGSSRAILATTTTQEVLQSPKQEALVSSWVQFSDGNQTPLDIYDPANYRLTVTSLDQGVVSVQGRPPLVVAEGEGEGVLVRVEMSIGESCQKSKRKSTVAVGNGSLKVKFQANTRRPGGATRSVDRSSVGNKDSNNDYGNDGEEMDVERKQRRPSQFLPSSIPNSNKEESAIQKIPTTIRSTVRTVTSGSLGGVGKTKGPENTGSPTSVVNVGLVSSPREGSKVYSSDNMIVEDMSSISFTSTVKAPGNLVNYNDFPTKVEIPRPKMPEVESGEEALANRPLTDLEIGMYALLGVFCLAILVFLVNCISYVVKFRHKKPPSHGQEPTGHRHDWVWLGTDAELVMTVPCSPIQQDSHTATTVIDIGPDKTASLSRRPSCLASVTNSPLSCASSHRTKPIQSESLHSPTSKRKRVQFTTFSTLERQHSPHLSPKENGHGIHWVGKEERSGEEPQVPIIKPGDQL